A DNA window from Solanum lycopersicum chromosome 3, SLM_r2.1 contains the following coding sequences:
- the LOC101265998 gene encoding transcription factor LAF1-like has protein sequence MGCKLAAEKPKQKHKKGLWSPDEDDRLKNYMIKHGHGCWSSVPINAGLQRNGKSCRLRWINYLRPGLKRGAFSLEEEDIILTLHAMFGNKWSQIAQQLPGRTDNEIKNHWHSYLKKRVSKMGENEGHTKPGKTDSSSPSLKKLTPQNSSLDSFEHIEGSLADSDQSVYPRETQKSNLPKVLFAEWLSLDQFNGQDFQNSGSFSFEPCKSNFVYNNNAELHDILMHSLPMNNDDGNGVNQEVLHNDIFPPQLKFEDTLSGNGFEEFMSREFNINDDVMYI, from the exons atgggGTGCAAATTGGCAGCTGAGAAGCCAAAACAAAAACACAAGAAGGGATTATGGTCTCCTGATGAAGATGATAGgctcaaaaattatatgattaagCATGGTCATGGATGTTGGAGCTCTGTTCCCATTAATGCTG GCTTGCAAAGAAATGGAAAGAGTTGTAGACTGAGATGGATTAATTATTTAAGGCCTGGCTTAAAGAGAGGGGCATTTAGCTTAGAAGAGGAAGACATAATATTGACCCTTCATGCCATGTTTGGCAACAA ATGGTCTCAGATTGCACAACAGTTACCTGGAAGAACGGATAACGAGATAAAGAATCACTGGCACTCGTATTTAAAGAAAAGAGTGTCCAAAATGGGAGAAAATGAAGGGCACACTAAGCCTGGGAAAACAGATTCTTCTTCACCTTCTTTAAAGAAATTGACTCCACAGAATTCAAGTTTGGATTCATTTGAACATATTGAAGGATCATTAGCAGATTCAGATCAATCTGTTTATCCAAGAGAGACTCAAAAGAGTAATTTACCTAAAGTATTATTCGCGGAATGGCTTTCGTTGGATCAGTTTAATGGACAAGATTTTCAAAACTCAGGGAGTTTCAGTTTTGAACCTTGCAAGAGTAACTTTGTGTATAATAATAATGCAGAGTTACATGACATACTCATGCATAGTTTACCGATGAACAACGATGATGGGAATGGCGTAAATCAAGAGGTTCTTCACAATGATATTTTCCCACCACAACTCAAGTTTGAGGATACATTGTCTGGTAACGGATTTGAGGAGTTTATGTCAAGGGAGTTCAATATTAACGACGATGTGATGTACATATGA